One genomic window of Evansella cellulosilytica DSM 2522 includes the following:
- a CDS encoding DUF1444 domain-containing protein yields MRPIEIKREIESHLNNENWTTSYDKDAEALRVIDKRYNKGVTIQLSSLKDKFKADKEKTLAYVLHNINEGLSLLTAETIIDGNEKNIFPVIRSASFNIELEDGRKLISTPHTAETKILYALDRGNSYTLIDEDALKRSRKTMEEIEEIALFNVRSLNVEVKEDVVAGNHFYFVHTDDAYDASRILNESLLKEFAKKIDGDFGIAVPHQDVLILADLKNETGYDVLAQMVFQFFSEGRVPITALPFLYEDGNLEPIFILAQKKPKESKKDK; encoded by the coding sequence ATGAGACCTATTGAAATAAAGAGAGAAATAGAAAGTCATTTAAATAACGAAAATTGGACTACCTCTTATGATAAAGACGCGGAAGCACTTCGCGTAATAGACAAACGGTATAATAAAGGTGTTACTATTCAATTGTCTTCCTTAAAGGATAAGTTTAAAGCAGATAAAGAAAAAACATTAGCGTATGTATTACACAACATAAACGAAGGTTTAAGCTTGTTAACTGCAGAAACAATTATCGATGGAAATGAGAAAAATATATTTCCAGTAATACGCTCGGCATCGTTTAATATTGAACTAGAAGACGGTAGGAAGCTTATTTCAACACCTCACACCGCTGAAACAAAGATACTATATGCTTTAGACAGAGGAAATTCTTACACTTTAATAGATGAAGATGCATTAAAAAGGTCACGCAAAACGATGGAAGAGATCGAAGAAATTGCACTGTTTAATGTTCGTTCTTTAAATGTTGAGGTAAAAGAGGATGTAGTAGCTGGGAACCATTTTTATTTTGTGCATACGGATGATGCATATGATGCAAGTAGAATTTTAAATGAGTCACTATTAAAGGAATTTGCGAAAAAAATAGATGGAGACTTTGGAATTGCGGTTCCACATCAAGATGTACTTATTTTAGCTGATTTAAAAAATGAAACTGGCTATGATGTATTAGCCCAAATGGTCTTTCAGTTCTTTTCAGAAGGTAGGGTGCCGATAACAGCATTACCATTCTTATATGAAGACGGAAATTTAGAACCGATATTTATTCTAGCGCAAAAAAAACCTAAAGAATCCAAGAAAGATAAATAG
- a CDS encoding thioredoxin family protein, giving the protein MKQLESREQFEQLTNGTGTVFMFSAGWCPDCVVIEPDLPAIEKEFPEFDFYKVNRDEFIELCQELEIMGIPSFVAYKNGVEVNRFVNKNRKTKEEIVSFLREAKSK; this is encoded by the coding sequence ATGAAACAATTAGAATCAAGAGAACAGTTTGAACAATTAACGAATGGAACAGGTACTGTGTTTATGTTTTCTGCTGGCTGGTGCCCGGATTGCGTCGTTATTGAACCTGATTTGCCCGCAATTGAGAAGGAGTTTCCTGAATTTGATTTTTATAAGGTGAACAGAGATGAATTTATAGAGCTATGTCAGGAATTAGAAATAATGGGAATTCCAAGCTTTGTCGCATATAAAAATGGTGTTGAAGTTAACCGCTTTGTTAATAAGAATCGCAAGACAAAAGAAGAAATAGTAAGCTTTTTACGAGAAGCGAAAAGTAAATGA